The Maridesulfovibrio salexigens DSM 2638 region CGGAGTATTCAGCAGCTATCGGCGGCGATTCCCGCGATGCATCCATGTGTCCTATCCGGTGATGTTATGAAAAACACAATCCATGTCGTCTTCACCCACCATGGCAAGCACGTTGGAATATTGGAATCCGTCACGGGTTCGAGCTATTCAGACTGCCTTGAAAGAGCGCGCGGATACGCCGAGAGCACAGCCAAACGGCTCTTATGTGATTCAAAGTCTGACGGCGCGGTGAATGTCTGCAAAGCCGGAAACGAGCAAGGCCCGCTGATTTGGTCCAGTCGTATCCTTCCGGCCTATGATGATTCATACAAGCCTTGGAGGGATTAATGGAAACCCAAACACCAGAAATAGACCTCACCTGCTTAAACTATAAGGAATTGGCAGAGAAACTAAAGCTGGATTTTAAGACCCTCCGGTCACGGTGGAAGAACTACCCCCATTTTTTTGTGACTCCTAATGGCTGGCAAAAGCCACGGCTTGAATCAGCCCGATTTGATTACCACGAAGTACTGAACCACTGCAAAGCGCAAAGCAAAGGCTTGACCCATGACAATGACACTGAACGTATACTTTCGCCCCTACAAAGGGAAAAACGGGAAATACCGGGCGTACTTCAAGTATCGCGGAAAACAGCCGTCCAAAGTGGTCGAGACTCAAAAGGAAGGCAGACAGTGGGCACAAAGAAAGAAAAAGGAAATAGACAGGGAACTAGCAAGGCTCAACGCTTTGATGTTTTCCGCCGCGTCATATGATTATCTTCTGGACTGTGAAGACAGGGATATGACCACCGGAACCGTACAGGAAAAGCTCAACCACTTAACTGAATTCGCAGAATGGACCCTTACCTACATACAGAGAATCAACCCTGAAGCCGTTGATTTCCTTCTTGATGATGTCAGCCTTGAAATTGCACGTAAATACTACCGCCACACCTGCAAGGCCCGCACGGTCAAAACTGCGAACAACCACGTTAAAAACCTGAAGGCATGCTGGAACTTCCATATCAAAGAGGAACGGATATTATCTAACCCGTGGCCCAAACTTGAAAAATCCGAAGGCGACGAAGCCCCCGTTTATATTCCCCCTGCTGAAGACGTAGTAGCGGCATACAATGCTGCTGAAACATGGCAGCAAGACTACATCCAAATTTTATTAAAAACAGGAGGCCGGGCAGGAGACCCCCGGAAACTTAAATGGGAAAGTGTAGATTTCGCTAACGGAACCCTCAGTTTCTGGACCAAAAAGAGAAAAGGCGGAAAAAAAGAATACCGTATAATCTCAATGCCGGAAGGCTCCACCCTGCATACCCTTCTGCTTAAGATATGGAAAGATAGAGAGATTGAATCAGAATACGTTTTCAACAACCCGCGCACCGGAACCGGATATACAAGGCAAGCAGACGGCATTAAATATATGTTGCATTACGCTTGCGCAATTGCAGGTGTCCGCCGATTCACCCTAAAGGACTTACGCGACTTCGTAGCCCTTCGCCTTGATGATTCCAAAGAAGCCAGCCTCACCGATATTCAAAACATCCTCGGACACAAAAGGCCGACCACAACAGATATTTACCTGAAGGCCAAACGCGGCAACACCGAAACAGCCGCCCGAATATTGGATAATGACGACCTAGTTTAACCCCCTTCTCTACCCCAACAAAACGGCCCTGCTGAACGATCAGCAGGGCCGTTTTGTTATTTTGGTGCATATAAAAAGGTGATTAGCCCAAGCACGCCAAGGCTTCCCAGCTTAGCTGTGGTGCAAAAAATAAATTGCACCAAATGGGTATTCAGCAATCTTGCCGCAGAAAACAAATCACGCGAAACAACCGTTAGCCCAATAACAACAACGGTTCTCTGCCTTCCGTAGGTGCAAAAATATTTTTGCACCAAATAGCCATTCAGTCCTGACTACAAGCCTTTGGGAATTTTGGAATCCATCAATTGTAGGAGAAGGAAAAAACAAAACGGCGGCAAAAAGGTGCATTTCGTGGTGCACAAAATCGGCCCCAAACAGAAAAAGGCTTACGTCTGTTGACGTAAGCCTTTGAATTTACTGGCGGAGAGGAGAGGATTTGAACCTCCGATAGCGTTAACTATACACGCTTTCCAGGCGTGCTCCTTAAGCCGGACTCGGACACCTCTCCGCTTGGGTGAAAAAGGATTTAGCTAAATCAGACCTGCTTGGCAAGCACTTTTTTCAACTTTTCCCAATTATTCTAACTTAAATTAAAAATGAACCTATTTAGGCAGCTTCAAGCTTCCGATAAACTCATCAAGAGACTCGGCTTTTACCCTTTCCAGAACCTTGGGCAGCTCTTCAGCAATCCTGAAGGCAGTATCAGGGCTGAGGAAGTTTCCGGTACCAATCTGTACTGCCTTGGCACCCACAAGCAGGAATTCCGCAGCGTCTTCAGCAGTAGTAATGCCGCCAAGTCCCATAACCGGAATTTTCACAGCGTTTACAGTCTGATAAA contains the following coding sequences:
- a CDS encoding tyrosine-type recombinase/integrase — its product is MTMTLNVYFRPYKGKNGKYRAYFKYRGKQPSKVVETQKEGRQWAQRKKKEIDRELARLNALMFSAASYDYLLDCEDRDMTTGTVQEKLNHLTEFAEWTLTYIQRINPEAVDFLLDDVSLEIARKYYRHTCKARTVKTANNHVKNLKACWNFHIKEERILSNPWPKLEKSEGDEAPVYIPPAEDVVAAYNAAETWQQDYIQILLKTGGRAGDPRKLKWESVDFANGTLSFWTKKRKGGKKEYRIISMPEGSTLHTLLLKIWKDREIESEYVFNNPRTGTGYTRQADGIKYMLHYACAIAGVRRFTLKDLRDFVALRLDDSKEASLTDIQNILGHKRPTTTDIYLKAKRGNTETAARILDNDDLV